The genomic window TGGTTTGCATGGTGGGTACTTACGCCCGTTTCGCTTATGATTCGTGGCAAGTATCTTTGGCATCCTGGATTGTTCTGTTCATCGGTGCAATTATTGCCATTAAAGGTGTATTCAAAATATTAGACGCATAAGCCAATTGCGGTCAAAATATAAAAGCCGGTCATGTTTATTCATGATCGGCTTTTTTGTTTATAGGCACAATCCATCAGATTTTAAGTCTTGCAGCCCTCATTGAGGTCATTAGAAATAATATTGCTTTCTTTTTTTGAAAAGCAGATTCAGAAGCATTCAGGTTACAGCAGTCCCGCCATTTGCTTTAGCCCTGATGAAGAATCAGGGGCTATCGCGGCTGTCGGGTTTAGGATAGAAAGGTCTGCCTAAGTAATTTAAACCTGACAGGAGCGGACACCGAACGCAGAGAGGTAAAGCGGATGGCAGGGCTTTCGGAACCGATGTACACAGTAACCTGCTTTTCAAAAAAGACACACATTAAAGACGCCAGGC from Flavobacterium sp. W4I14 includes these protein-coding regions:
- a CDS encoding ABC-type multidrug transport system fused ATPase/permease subunit (product_source=COG1132; cog=COG1132; superfamily=82866; transmembrane_helix_parts=Inside_1_19,TMhelix_20_42,Outside_43_47,TMhelix_48_70,Inside_71_72) translates to MENNELKHNTESMKTANQPGIYKLMIFGVLVCMVGTYARFAYDSWQVSLASWIVLFIGAIIAIKGVFKILDA